GAATCAGCCACCGCCCGAGCGCTCAACTCATATCGCGTAGCAGATGCAATACACAAAAGGCAACCTGCCCGATAAATGTGGAAACCTTGACTCGGCCGGCGCAGTTTCAGCCCTTAGGTCTCAAGGACTCTCCCGTAGTTGCTATTCCATAATTTGCAACTGTCTATCGTATTAAAGTGTGTTTGTAGATTGCTCATTTGCCTGTGGAGTGCTACCCCTTGATTCTGGGCACCCAATCGAACTTGTTCGAGTAGAACCTTAAGGATTCGGTCCCTAGAACTTTCAGTGTGAAATATACATGCTTCTAATTCTGTGGTTGCTAGCAATAACAAAGTGGTATGGCCTGTATATGTACATAGAACATCAGTCGTGCGGCACAGCAATCGCACCGAACCCCTTGGCACTTGCCGGTGGGGCCGCAGTAGATGCCAGCGACCACATGGAGGACATGGAAACAATGCAGGTAACAATTTCTCGGCGTCAAGCCGATCCGGCTCCCGTGTATGTTCATTCCAGTCCGAGTTTATGAGTAATATGTTCTAAGCGATGAGTTGTCGTTTCTCACCAAGCGCGCATTTATGTACCTAACAAGTTTCTACGACCAATAACGCAATATCAGGCTATTGCTTCCATCTGCACTGATGAGACAGCCGAGCTGAGCCTTCAAACATTCTGATTTATAGTTGAGGTAATATGCAAAATAAATTCAGCGTGTGAACTCCTGTGTTCTTAGAGTATACGAGCTGAATATGCTTCTTGTGCCTAGCTTTCAGTCAAGACAACAACATAGATTGTTCACGTCATGATTGACGGGCACATCCATCAAAATTACGGAAATTCAAACAGTCCCCCCCATGCCTTCCTTTATGGAAAAAGATAGATGAACATGATTATATGCATTGCAACAAACTAATGGGTACAACCTGAGAGTACTAAATATATGGTATAACAACGAACAGCAAAGCCACCGAAGCCATAAACCAGCGACACATAAATTACCTCAAAATGCCCAAACCAAACGCACCCCTTGTATTTTACCAAAGTCTAACACTGTCTAACGGCATGCCCGTAGTGAGCCTTTGCATAACAATGTTACTTGACATGCTGGAAAACTAATTTACGGTTAGTTAGAATCCGGCAACCCCGGAAGATAAAAAAGGAAGACCTACCCCATTTCCAACAAACACCTCAGCTCGAGAGAGGATGGACATGTCTACAGTCATAGCCACTGATGCCGCCTGCCAGTTCAACTCTAGATCCGAACTTGTGACGATCGCATTTTCCGCCCATCCGTCTGCAGCCAAAACAACACGCAACTCGGACAGGTACCTCTTTTCAGCATTCGTGGCGATAAAAATGCGCGAGAGCCGGTGGTTATCAGATCGGACGGCACGAAGGTAGGATGCAACTTGAGCTGGTGTAGGGAGACATCTCCTGAGATAGTATTCAGCCACTTCGGGCGACTGGAGCAAAGTACAGTCAGTCAAGTTGGTGTAAATTGAAGTCTGGTAAACTGACGCTTGTCCCCCACTCATAATCGCCCCGTGGAGGAGGATTGAACTGATCCAGAAGTTCAGGAAGTTGATTCCATCCTGTGTTCGGAGTCTTTAGAAATGCGCACATTTTTCACTAAAAGATACATACCAGTAAACGTGCTGCCCCACTGGGATAGATGCAAACAGTGCCCATTGTCCTTGCCTTCATCTCCCAAGTAATCACCTCGTCGAATGTGTATGCCAACTAGGCCTGCTATCACACTGGTTGCTCCCGGGATGTGAGGTCTCCAGGAAAACCCTTCGACTGCTTGCAGCTTTGGCATGTTCTTTGCCACTGCTTCTTTGACAATTTCCGAATCCTCGAGTCTTTGAATAGCGGGGTGTTTGGAGAACATATCCCAGAGCGATAGGACTCGGGTCGAACCAATCAAGCTAGTCACACGGTGGGTCAGCCTCAGGGATGTTGGGCAATTGGCTGCACTGACTAGAAATCGAACACCTGAGTCCCAACAATCTCGATGCACTGCTCTGGATTATCTTTAAGGAGAGTAGTCCATCGGTTCATCATTGCAACTCCATCTAGCTCCTTCCCGATTTCTTTCATAACTTCATCCGCGTTAATCACTGTTCGCTTCGGCAGCGGACAGGCGACATGCCACCACTTGTCACTAATGGCACGAGGATGGTGATCTCCAGGGCCCCATGACGCACCGGCTGGCGGACCAGACAGCAGAGCGTTGAACGGGATCTTAAGGACCTGTCGTAGACCAGCTGGTGTTTTATCATCGCGAGGTGGATGAGCCTGTATCAGGTCAGGGCGTGTAAATAATCTATCTAATTGAAATTCTGTTCAAATATGACGTACCCAGGCCTCAAACGGTGAGAATACAGGCGCTCGATTGGACTCGTAAGCGAGAATGGTATTTAGCAACCGTTCTTGTAGTAGGTTGTTCCATCTACGGGAGTGAATAAGACAATATGAAGGGTAGCCAGTACATGTAGTATCTTACCCTAGTCCCCATACTTGATTGGAAAAGCGTACAAAACGACCATTTCGGCCTTCGGGATAGTGGGCTGAGAGGTTGTGCTGGGGAAACTGGGCTTCTCTCAAAAAAATCTCATCGAAATTGGTGGCATTTGACGACCATAGCGACTGCTCCGGATATGCAAATAGTGTCAAGTCGCCCCAGTAAAAGAATGAAGTAAAAGTGAAGAGCAGAAGGATCGTAAAGAAAATCGTGACAAACTGGCGCGGCCGGAAACGGGTGTGCCGAGGCATCCATTGGAATTTAGCTCCGGGGCTGAGCGGTTCATAGGAATAGCCAGTACCAGGCATTATGCATTCCTTGTCAGAGACTTTTGGAACTGCCAGGATGGTAGATGGGTAAAGGGGGTGTGGCCGTAAAGAATGATTGTCAGCGGTTGGCAGGTTTTGAAGATGCCGTTAGTTTTCGATTGGATTATCCGCAGTTTGTAATTGCAAAGCGTGGTGGCGTGTTTGTCTGTCGCCTATGTGGAACCCACAAATCCCAACAAACGCTTAACGTTGCTTTGGATAAGAGGGGCTCTGTATTGGAGCCGTAAGAGTCTGAATATATATATCGCACAGCATATCCGTTATACGGCAACGTAGAGCTTACAACATGGAGACGCGCACAACGTTAACCGATATTCAGGCGGTGCACTCCGAGATCCCCTTTGTTGAGACAAGACAGGTAAAACAAAACTCTGAACATGAATACATGCTATATTATGGGTACAGGTAATGCTGCAAGCCCACTAAACATACTCGCAGAGATCGCAACTATGCAGAAGAAAGCACCAACTGCAGACTTCAGATCTCAATAAGACTGATTGACATACGTCACTTTTCCCTCCTAGCTCACGTGACACATTGCCCACTTTGTCTCAGAAGCCAGATCCAGATCATGCCTTGCAAGACCGCAACACAGTCTTTTTGCAACGACTGACTCCGCAGGATCGTGAGTAAGGTGACGGGATAGGTAAGCCAATTCGCTTTCACCGAATGTATTGCAGATGTTGATCGCTATAGAAGCTTTCTATATATAATTCGTAATATTTGAGAATGAGCGGACATCTGAGGCTCACGGGCCATCGACGCTCTAGCTCGCCCATATCCGCGTACTCAGACAATTTTGAGCTTATGCAGCCGCGACCACCCTCGATTGGCGCGAGAATACGCAACGTTACACGGTCCCTGAGACGCTCGAGGAACATACTGGTTGCTCTAGGGGTTTTTCTATTTGTTGGATTTTACCTGTTTAGTTATGGCGGCGATGGCGACGAAATTAttgctcctcctcctccttcgaATGAAATACTTCCCGGCCGACGCGACTTCAAGGACTACGAGGAAAGAATGCGGAATATGCCTCAGCATAATCCCGATTTGCCCCCGCCTGCTGGTCGAAATGGCCGTTATGTCCGCTTTCGAAATCAGGTTTATGGACTTGGGTTGGTATTTCCATTTCATTATTATCTTGTGTTATTTACTTACGTTTATCTGCACAGCTGGAATAATATTCTTCAGGAGATGTGAGTGTACAGGTTGTAGCGCCGGGTGGTTACTTATAGTCACACAGCTTGCTTAATACCCACGTAGCGCACAAAGCGGGGCGCGCTTATGTCCATATACCCTTCCATGCAGCAGCCCACCCAGCAATGGGTCTTGGCTCAAAAGCACCCTGGATACCTCTTAACGCATTTATGGATGCACCCACTGCGGGTATGCTCATTCGACGAAGACCAGTCAAGCACGATTGAATTAATGTGTTTCTGTCATAGGTGGTGTCTGGCCAGGAGGAGACCCCACACCCCGCGCAGTGTCTGAGGAGTGGTATGATACGATTTGTCCCAAGGGGGATCGTGTTGTATTGGATACGGAAAAAGTGGCAGGGCACTTGAAGGAGTCGGACGCGCAAACTCTTATCGATTTTTGGGCCCAAAAGCTCAAGGATATGGACGATAAATGTGTTGAAATAGATGGACGAGAGCAGGTGTTCAATTTCTAGTAAGTTGTTTACTGTGGCATATACGAGTCTCTAATGCAATACTCGTAGCCTCACTGGTTCGACCCGCGTTTTGTCCGCTTTTGATGAATTCTCCAAATCAGCAACCATGCAAATGCTCAAATGGTCCGACCTCGTCGTCGGAGCTGTCAAACGAAACTTTGCACTGATTAGTCCAGTGAAACAGCGCAATTCTCGGCCGTTGATTTTCTACCCTGAAGGAAAGATCGAAGGTCTCCTCGCGATGCATGTCCGACGAGGCGATTACTCCTACCACTGCACGCATTTCGCGAATTGGTCGTCTACATACACGTCATGGGCACTCTTGCCCCAACTGCCCGACGCCTTTAAAATTCCtgagggggctggaggcggACAAGCTACACCCGAAGCCGTGGCGGAATATCATCGCGTATGCTGGCCTACTAATGCGCAGATTGTCGAGCGTGCTCGGCTGATGCGCAAGTTGCACCCCGGCCTGGATAGAATATACATCCTCACAAATGGCAAACCGGATTATTTGGCGAAGCTCAAGGAGGATTTGAGAGCTGATGGGTGGAAAAAGTTGTCTACGAGCCAGGATATGACGTTGAATTGGCAAGAGATGTGGGTTTCGCAGAGCATAGATATGTCTATTGCTCAGAGGGCTGAGGTGTTTATTGGGAATGGGGTGAGTTATTCCTCATTTTTGTATTGTGCCGTTCGCTCATTGTCCACCACCAGTTCTCGACATTATCAAGCAACGTCGCGATGTTGAGGTTATCAAGAGGTCTTCCTTTCAACTCGGTACGATTCTGGTAGATGGAAAACAGGGAAAGGGATACAAAAAACTCTTAATCTACTATATATACACGCATACTTATATATTACCCACAATCTTACTTTTCTGACCCGTGTGAATGATACCCGTGACCTGTATTACCTAACCCAAATGCCTCGCGTTGTACCTTGAACTCGACCAAAACCCATGGCCTCGACAATCGGTGTTCCTGTCAAGCTCCTGCACGAAGCGCTCGGGCACATTATCACCGTCGAGCTCAAATCAGGCGCGTTGTATCGCGGGAAACTGGCAGATGGTGTGTGGCGGTTGTATAAACTTGATTTGGGGTTGGGGGCTGACTCCTGGACTCGTACCAGCCGAAGACTCGCTCAATATCTCGTTAAAGGACATCACTGTCACCGGAAGAGATGGAAAGGTCTCTCAGTTGGACCAAGTGTACATTCGGGGGAGTATGGTGAGGTTCTTTATTGTTCCGGATATGCTCCAGAACGCGCCAATGTGAGTGTGTCGGTTTGGTTTGGGTGCAAACACTCATCGTTTATTTTGATGAAATACTCCCTATTATTCAACGACGTGACTATACCCCGTGTGTGATTCTCGCATCGTCGACACGCAATCTGTTTGCCGTTGATGGAACTCTTGTTGGTTTGGGCCTGTGAAGGTTCAAGCGAGTTGGCCCGAATGCCATGAAGGGAAGGGGTATCGGAACAGCTCGTGGTCGTGCTACCATCATGCGCGGTAAGCGTACACTCGTTATGTATCGAATATGTTTCACTTAAAATACATTtctggtattcttcctcttaTTTCTGCGCTACAGCCAATGGTTAGTCCTTTACCTATGCACCTATCTTACATGTCCCACTCACATGTTCCTTCTTCAGCCCGTCGTGGTCGTGGCATTCCCCAATCCCGCGGTATCAGGCGATGAGTTTACGATTTTTTCCTGTATATCAAAATTCAGTCCTTGTGTGGACCAAACATACACGTTTTGTATACCATGTACTCAGGTCCAGGTCCTGGCATGTGTGTGGTATTTATGATTCCAAATAACTATACGGTACTCGGCAAGCATACTATTGGTAAATTTATTTACCATTTTCTGGGAAGGTTTCAGGTTTCAAGTGGCTACACCCCTACAAAAAAGGGCCAATGCAAATTCTAAtaagtttttttttggtCACAAGACTATACTTGGTGTGCGATGCCACCACGACCGCCACCAAAATGTCAGATCTGCGAGACTGAGCAGTTCAAGTATACTTGCCCGGGCTGTCGAATCGTGTAGTAAGTCCCGGTTAAGATTAGATCGATAGGGGCCTTGAATTGAACCGAAAGAACCAAAAGTTGTTCGCTAGGATGTTACAAGAAACATAAGAGTAAGTGATTACAGCCGAACCCCACCCGTTTGGAAAGATTTAATCCTTTCGTGTTAGGTGATTCGGAGGCATGTGCTACTGCGTCGGCGGCAGTACAAGCAGTTCTCCAGCCCCCAGCTCAAGGTATCGTGGAGGGTTCTGTTTATTGCGGACAGTACTCTGAACCTGTGCGAACAATAGTCTCGGATACTAAACCAGACGAGCCCAAAACTGAACCCAAGGTCGAAGAAGAGCAGCTTCCGGACCCCAAACCGTTGCGCACTCTTGATTCGCTGAAGTGGCCATACGTGCCTGAACCGCCCTCGTACGTCGACCCGGTAACGAAGAACGATCCTAAGCCATTGACTCTACCACAATACGAAGCCATTGGTAAGTTGGTCTCTCTCCAGTCAACCCGCACCCCCTCAACGCATTATTATGTTGTAGCAACTTCACTCGACGTCAGGAAGGTCTTAGCTGATAATCCAGATATGCATGGGTTGCTCAGGTCTATCGATAAACTTTATGGACCATTGAGGCAGCAGGCTATAGAAGAGGTATTGGGTGTTGGGACAAGTAGCGAACAGCGACATGGGACACGGGCTCCCACACATGATGCACTGGCACGACTAAGGCAAGAAGGGGATGCAGAAGCCAATGCGCGCGCTTTACGACAACTATCCGAGGCTATCGAAAAGGCTATCGGGGTGGGAGATGAACAGCGCGGGTTAGCCTGGGAAGAAGGCGAATAGATGGCCCTTACCTCTAGTGATATTGATACAACCACAATGATAAAAATGTGTTTACAGCAACGATAATAATAAAAAGTCTATTTTTTCAATTTTACCAAGTGGCTAATTGTCCAATCGCTCGGGCTGCCGTGATAGGCTGGAGTTGTGATCGTAATGTCCCGGTCGGCTGTGCTGATGTATGACTTAGTCACACAGAACTTATTCGCTTGTCGTCTGCCACCACCCACCTCTCGAAATGTCTACCGGCTACGCAGCTCCCTCGCCCTTTGCCCGCAGCTCAGACCTCACTGGTCCTAACCCATTTGCTCGCACTGCGAGTACATTCAATGACCCGACTTCACTTGTGGGCCGAGAGCAGACGGTGAGCTAATCAACCTGTCGTGTGCTCTACCCAATTGTTTATCAGTTTGGTCTTACCAGATTGAAGAAATGTATAGCGTCCCCGAGAGCTTCCTGGAGATAGAGGTCAGGAGCCCACAGACGCATGGTAAGCCTCTGTATTATTTAGATGGCTTGGTCCAATCGTTCACTGCGGTGGCGGTTATCTAGGCTTTGGCAGGAAGATGTACACAGACTATGAGATCATCTGCAAGGCAAGTCTAAATCTATCTTGCTCTCGTAGCCAGCTCACACCTTCCACAGACAAATATCCCAGCCTTTAAGCTACGTCATTCTGTCGTTCGCCGGCGCTATTCCGACTTTGAAGCTTTCCGTGATATTCTCGAGCGCGAGTCGACGCGGGTCAATATCCCAACCCTTCCTGGCAAGGTGTTCACAAACCGCTTTTCGGACGAGGTTATCGAGGCTCGTCGGGAGGGTCTGGAGAGGTTTTTGAACATTGTTGCTGGACATCCTCTTCTTCAGGTCGGTACTCCCTTCATCTCAGCCTGGCTCCATCTTGACTCACAAACCTTGCTTTTGATGTAGACCGGAAGCAAAGTGCTGTGTGCTTTCCTTCAGGACCCGTCTTGGGAGAAATCGCAGTGGATTTAGTTCTGCCTCAGCAGATGTCTTTAGTTGAGTTGAGTTATCGCTACGAGAATGTGGTGCCCTTTTACGATTCAATCTACCCCGGCGAGCGGGATGATTCGAGCTTTTTCTTCTGTCTTGAATACATATGTAATTGTATCTTTTCCTTTACCACGATATGAGAGTTGTTTTTTGGTCTGATTGCGGCTTGGCTGAAGAAGGCAAGATTACGTTTTACCAAGGCTAGCGCCTGCATGGTATTGGTGCTAATACTACGGGAGTGCTCTCGTGAGATTGGTAAGACCCACAAGGTCACTTGGCTATGAGGAAACATGGATTGGGACTCAGGAATCTCAGTTGAGTGTACAAATACCTGGATATCCGATATCTTGCATCAATCTATGTGACCTTCGGCCAGCTGGTAGGAAGTATAGAACTCGGCGATTTGATTTAGAGTTTGGACCAGAGAGATGTGCCGGTTGAAACAAGAGTGAACTCCAAATCATATCTCGTCAATGCCCTCATCGTTTCCCAAGGGATTTGGATCATACAGGTCATATAGTAGACGTGGCTGTAAGCACATGGTTCCCTACAGATATAACAGCTCCTGAAGCTGGTCTGGCTTGGAGCCGTAAGCTGGTGCGATATGATGCTACTACCAACTTGCACAAGTACTCTTCTATATGGCGCTTGGGCCTTTGAGTGCCATCGATAATAGGAGCTTGTGAGCTTTTAACCATTATGTCGTTCATGTGCCTGTCCTTTATGTATTCGCACCGTTTCATAAAAATAGCTATGTGAAGGAGGCTATCAGCACTCCGTGAAGGGCCATTATAGAGGGTTCTTCTATAACATTTGGAGATATGTCCATATCATGGCGCTAGTATACAGTATTTTGTTGGTTCGACATATCCAGGTCCTTCCAAAGTAGACTCTACGCGCTCTGACTGCCAGATCGCGAACTTCTTGTAGCTATAAGGGAATGAAATGATGGAACCGGTGCCAATCAGATGTTGTAATATGAATAACTAGCAATAAAGGTTAAAACAACCAGATCATCGAGCAAGGGTGATGGATGTTTTCGGACAACACAACCACCATTCCAAGTACGTTCCAACAATTGGCGACTGGGGCAATGTCTGACCGGGATCCGGCTGAGTATTTCATCTGACGCGATTCTGAAGAGCGGAAGTCGAATCCTGAGTATCATCTGAACCTGGGACGAAGGTACATAGCTCAAATATTGGCGCATTGAATGCAGCCAGTGTACCAGGAGCTATGTCAGTAAATACACAAGTTCATTTCGACAGTTTTTATATAGGCTCAAGCCAGTTCGACTCAATGAACATCGATCACAGCGCTTCAGCCACGGTATAACTCTGAATTGGGTACCCCGCAGCCATTCGGGCATCTCGGAGGACGGTGGTACCCCTGGACTAGCCTCAATTATTCAGTTTCAGAACTTACCGTATTCCGAAAGCTGATCCCTGTTGCCGCAATGATATTTATACTTAAGATGCTGACGAGAAAAATCAGAGCTTCTTGGTCATTCGACAGTCACCTTGTGCTTGTTCTTACTTTGCTCAAGCCCGATCAAATCAACCTACCTGTCCCATCTAAGTTTCTTAAGCTTTCGCTCGACTTCGTCGATACttagatgctcaacacacaTCGAACTTTTGGTCTGGTCACTCTATGTTTGTTCTTAAGCTCGTTTACGTCTATGGTATTATCCCAAAATGTGACCTGGGAGACAACACCGTTCAACCCTCCATTCTTCCCACTATCTGTTAAATCTCCATATACCTCCGCCTGGACTGCGGGAGGTAGCAGTGAGCCAGGCAAACGATGGCCTTATTTCGGGACTGGCGGAGTATATAAATCCAATAACAATTTTTTTTCGATTTACCTGACATAGAGACCTCAAACCAATTCTAGACTCTGGGGTGGGCGTGTTATGTTAAAGTTGATAATGCAACCTACAACGTGTTGGGTACAATTGTGGCATCAAATACTACTGTTCAAACGCGAACGGAGGTAAGTTGATGCATGGTATGTGTGAAATCTAGGATAGAGCGTGACTGTCAGCCATAGTTTACAGCTACACGAACGATCATCAGTTCGCGTGCTGGGCCAGTCGATATTGTTGTCACATTTTTGAGTGCAATTGACGTAAGTCTCATTTGATAGTTCGTGATTTATCCCGAGATCTGACACGCGTGTAGGTCAACGATTTGGTTCGTCTGTCGCTTCCTTTCTCGTACTTCTCCGTTTCAGTCGCTGCAAACGATGGAGCAAGCCATGCCATCTCAGTGAGTTGTCTAAGATTAAATTTGACATATGTTGATTACATCATTCGATCAGGTATACACAGACATCAGCGGAGGTAAAATAGACTTTCTTATAGAAGTCGTATGAGAACAAACATTGACTAATTACTGACCATATGTAGAATTCGTCACTGGGGATACTACCCAAACGGTAGAATGGTCTACAACAACCGGAAACATCGTTCTTCACAAGATGTATCTCCAGCAACCCATAGTCTACAATGAGAGACAACAGCGTGCGCAATGGGGGGCAATGTACCTTGCTGCCAATCAAGTGGGTGTTGGGCTGTTAATTTCATCCGGGTATTGGCTAAGATATATTCATTTTTCAGACACAAGGCACCTCTTGGCAAACCGGCTCGGCTGACGCACTCCGGGGTCTTTTTATTAAGTCCGGTGTGCTAGCTAATACACAAGACAGTAATTTCCGCCAAGTTGGTAAGGACTGGCCTGTCCTGGCTATTGCGCAAGATTTAGGTGCAGTCGCTACCCAAGCTCAAGTGGCGACATTTGTTCTCGGACATTCAAGGAATCCTGCGGTGCAGTATTATACAAACAGCGGAACGCAAGAGCGAAGCCTCTATTTCTTGTCCAAGTTTAGCTCTGAGGAGGACGCTGTGAGTCAATCCCATTACGTCTCAGAGATAAAGCATCCTCACTAAAATTTGTTCTGAAGATTCGCTATTCAGTTTCTGACTATGACAATGCCCGTACTGCATCTGTCGAGTTCGACAACAGGGTCCAGACCGATGCAGCCAGATACTCTCCCGACTACGCCTCTGTTGTCGCATTCGCCACCCGACAGGCTTTTGCCAGCATCGAGATCACCCTCAGCGGCACTGGCACTGCTGCTGACCTACAGGACATCAAGCTGTTCACAAAGGATGCCGCAGTAGACAACACAGGTGCCAGTAGTGAGTAGTCGACTGGTTTGATCCGATGGATGACGCTGAAGCTGGCGGACAGGGGAAGGGGTGTTCTCGTCTGTAGACTCGCTGTACTCGATCATGCCAATGCTGATCTACACGAACCCGAACCTGGGCAACTATGCGCTTGCCTCGTTCTTCGAGTACCCAGAGACTCGCGCACAGTCCTATGCACCCCACGACCTCGGTTTACGTTACTCGCGAGTGGTGGCACATGAAAGGCAATATCGGAACCCGGtagatggtgagctgtgctCAACTATGCTGTATGCGATCGCTGACAGGAGAACCATGCGTGCGGCAGCAACGGCAAACATGATCATCATGACGTACGCCTTCATGAGGTACACTGGCGACGCAAAGCTCGCAGCAAAGCATGTACGTCGAGCTGCTGGATGTGTGAGACGATGTGGCTGACAGGGGTGTGAAGTACTACACACTCAAGGCATGGGCTGACTATCTGGTGAAGAACGCGTTGGTACACTCAGATCAGTAAGCTGATGGTACGACCGGAGCTGAGTGGGAGCTAAGTGGAGGCACACTGGCAGGCTGACCGGGGACTGGTTCATGACGACGGGTGTTTCGAACCAGACGAACCTTGCGCTCAAGGGACTGATTGCGCTAAAGGTGAGTAGATACAGGTATGAGAAAAGCGAAAGATAGCTGAGTGGAGGACGCAGAGCATGGTGGAGATACAGGAGGCAGTGGGAATGAAGAACGAGTCATCGACGTATGAGGTGAGGTGGATGAAGATGATGAATGCAGGTGGCAGAGCTGAATGAGGATGGGCAGGATGCGGCGAAGTCTGGGCTGGAGCAATGGATGGAGCTGAGCAATTCAGGGACAAAGTTCAGATATGAGTCAAACAGCGAGCAACCGCAACTGCTGCACGGGCTGTATGCGGACAAGATACTTGGGCTGAACTTTGTACCTGAGAGTGTTTATGCTATACAACGGACACAGTGGAC
The window above is part of the Rhizoctonia solani chromosome 7, complete sequence genome. Proteins encoded here:
- a CDS encoding O-FucT domain protein, which produces MSGHLRLTGHRRSSSPISAYSDNFELMQPRPPSIGARIRNVTRYGGDGDEIIAPPPPSNEILPGRRDFKDYEERMRNMPQHNPDLPPPAGRNGRYVRFRNQVYGLGWNNILQEILLNTHVAHKAGRAYVHIPFHAAAHPAMGLGSKAPWIPLNAFMDAPTAGGVWPGGDPTPRAVSEEWYDTICPKGDRVVLDTEKVAGHLKESDAQTLIDFWAQKLKDMDDKCVEIDGREQVFNFYLTGSTRVLSAFDEFSKSATMQMLKWSDLVVGAVKRNFALISPVKQRNSRPLIFYPEGKIEGLLAMHVRRGDYSYHCTHFANWSSTYTSWALLPQLPDAFKIPEGAGGGQATPEAVAEYHRVCWPTNAQIVERARLMRKLHPGLDRIYILTNGKPDYLAKLKEDLRADGWKKLSTSQDMTLNWQEMWVSQSIDMSIAQRAEVFIGNGFSTLSSNVAMLRLSRGLPFNSLLHEALGHIITVELKSGALYRGKLADAEDSLNISLKDITVTGRDGKVSQLDQVYIRGSMVRFFIVPDMLQNAPMFKRVGPNAMKGRGIGTARGRATIMRGCYKKHKSDSEACATASAAVQAVLQPPAQGIVEGSVYCGQYSEPVRTIVSDTKPDEPKTEPKVEEEQLPDPKPLRTLDSLKWPYVPEPPSYVDPVTKNDPKPLTLPQYEAIATSLDVRKVLADNPDMHGLLRSIDKLYGPLRQQAIEEVLGVGTSSEQRHGTRAPTHDALARLRQEGDAEANARALRQLSEAIEKAIGVGDEQRGLAWEEGE
- a CDS encoding sorting nexin-3 protein, with product MSTGYAAPSPFARSSDLTGPNPFARTASTFNDPTSLVGREQTIEEMYSVPESFLEIEVRSPQTHASSHLPQTNIPAFKLRHSVVRRRYSDFEAFRDILERESTRVNIPTLPGKVFTNRFSDEVIEARREGLERFLNIVAGHPLLQVGTPFISAWLHLDSQTLLLM